The genomic stretch CCGAATCTTGGGCTTTACGGCCGGGGTTTTATTAGGGGTGGTAGCTTTTGATCTGTTGCCGGAAATATTTAAATTGGTCGGTTCAACCGGTACTAATGAAACGGTGCCAATGGTGGCGCTAGTTATCGGCTTTTTGGGCTTTCATGTCGTCGAAAAATTTATCATTATGCATCATGCCCACGACGAGGAATATGAGCACAATGTTCATCCCCACGTCGGAGTGGCTTCAGCCAGCGCTTTGATTGGTCATAGTTTTTTGGATGGTGTTGGCATTGGGTTGGCTTTTCAGGTCAGTACGGCTGTGGGCCTATCAGTGGCCATTGCCGTGATTGCTCACGACTTTGCTGATGGCCTTAATACCGTTAGCGTCATGCTCAGGCATAAGAACAGCCAGGTCCAGGCCCGACGCTTTCTACTGGCCGATGCCATAGCCCCGGTTTTGGGAGCTGCTTCAACTTTGGTTTTTCATCTGTCCGACCCACTCCTGTTGATTTACCTAGGCGCCTTCACTGGCTTTTTACTCTACGTTGGGGCTTCCGATATTTTGCCCGAAGCCCATGCCAAACATTCGTCCATCGGTACGGTTGGCCTGACGGTCCTTGGAACGCTGTTCATTTTTATAGTCACGCGTTTTACCTAGACATTTAGCCAAAATTAGGTTAAAATGATCGAGTTCATTCCCATTCGGGACCCCAGAGTGTTAGGTGGTTCGCGTTGTCCGAACAAGGTCATTCTCATGTGGCCCAGTTCGGCTGGGCCACTTTAGGACTATCGCTCTTTGCAGTATTCGAATTTGCGGCAGGCTTCATCAGCCACAACCCGGCCATGGTGGCCGACGCTGGCCACAACCTCTCAGACAGTGTTTTGACTGGTGCCGGTGGCGTCGTCGAATTCATCACCGGTCGGGCCAAAAGCCACACAGCTAGGTGCACGGTTCCAAAGCTGGTCGGCGTTGGCGTTTGCTTGCTGACTATAGTACTGGTCGGCATCTTCACCTTTGCCGAAGCTGGCCGAATGACCAGCCTACTAAATCCCTGGTTGATTGTGCCGGTTGGATTGGCCAGCTTTCTGCTCAATCGCTTCTATAGCCAGCGGCTGCATCATGAGCATAATCGGCACGCCAGAGCCTGGTCCAAGCACCTGGAGGTCGATGCATACTTGTCGCTAGCGTTGATCCCCGGCGGTCTACTGACGTACTGGACTGGCAGCGTTGGCTGGAACATCGCTG from Candidatus Saccharimonadales bacterium encodes the following:
- a CDS encoding ZIP family metal transporter — its product is MLVVLLAFATFISTMLGGYTALKNQDRLHRILGFTAGVLLGVVAFDLLPEIFKLVGSTGTNETVPMVALVIGFLGFHVVEKFIIMHHAHDEEYEHNVHPHVGVASASALIGHSFLDGVGIGLAFQVSTAVGLSVAIAVIAHDFADGLNTVSVMLRHKNSQVQARRFLLADAIAPVLGAASTLVFHLSDPLLLIYLGAFTGFLLYVGASDILPEAHAKHSSIGTVGLTVLGTLFIFIVTRFT
- a CDS encoding cation transporter, encoding MSEQGHSHVAQFGWATLGLSLFAVFEFAAGFISHNPAMVADAGHNLSDSVLTGAGGVVEFITGRAKSHTARCTVPKLVGVGVCLLTIVLVGIFTFAEAGRMTSLLNPWLIVPVGLASFLLNRFYSQRLHHEHNRHARAWSKHLEVDAYLSLALIPGGLLTYWTGSVGWNIAAAFGIFGFAAWHNGKEAIGTIRSVHRQANHEPDHSH